The genomic region CCGGCATCGTGCGGACGCCATGGGGGGACTACGTCGTCGCCCTCATGACGGACGGCGCCCTCGATCCGCGCTATCACGTCGACAACGAGGCGATGTGGTTGCTTCCTCGCGTCTCCCGCGCCATATTGGAAGCGTTTCGCGAGGAGGGTGCGTGAGTGCAACTCGGACTCATCGGCCTGCCGGCGACCGGCAAGTCCACGCTGTTCCGCCTGCTCACGGGCATCGCGCCGTCCGGGCGGGACCGCCAGCCCGTCGGCGTCGCGGCCGTGCCGGACCGCCGCCTGGACGCGCTCGCGGAGATGTTCCATCCCCGGAAGGTCACGCCGGCCACGCTGCAGCTGACGGAGCTTCCCGGCTTCGTGCCCGGCGAGAGCGACCGGGCGAAGCTGAACGAATTCTTTGAGGGAATTCGAAAGAGCGACGCCCTTCTGGTCGTCGCCCGCGCGTTCGACGACCCGACGGTGGCCTTCGTGAAGGATTCCATCGATCCCGCGCGCGACGTGCGCGAGCTGGAAGAGGATCTCCTGCTGGCCGATCTCGACCGCGTGGAGACGGTGGCCGCGCGGCTTGCCAAGAACCACCGCCGCAGCGCGGAGGAGGAGCGCGTCTTCCAGCTGTTGCTGCGGTGCCGGGAGGCGCTGGAGGCCGAGCGGCCGCTCAGGGACCTGGGGCTCGCGGAGGATGAGCTGGCCGCCCTGCGCGGGTACGCGCTTTTGACGGTCAAGCCGATGATCATCGCCG from Clostridia bacterium harbors:
- the ychF gene encoding redox-regulated ATPase YchF, translating into MQLGLIGLPATGKSTLFRLLTGIAPSGRDRQPVGVAAVPDRRLDALAEMFHPRKVTPATLQLTELPGFVPGESDRAKLNEFFEGIRKSDALLVVARAFDDPTVAFVKDSIDPARDVRELEEDLLLADLDRVETVAARLAKNHRRSAEEERVFQLLLRCREALEAERPLRDLGLAEDELAALRGYALLTVKPMIIAVNVGEDHLRGGDYPGRAALEAYASERGLTLVTFSAAVEAEIAELDAEERAAFMAEYGLEAPGVERLARAAYAALGLISFLTAGEDEVRAWPIRQGTVARDAAGKIHSDIARGFIRAEVVAFDDLVRCGSLKRAREEGLLRLEGKDYVVQDGDVISFRFNV